One genomic region from Pseudorca crassidens isolate mPseCra1 chromosome 11, mPseCra1.hap1, whole genome shotgun sequence encodes:
- the H1-7 gene encoding testis-specific H1 histone: MAEGAETMGESQGADVKTQQTTENVLGGPPRRGPLSVLKVSQLLLQAIAAHKGLTLAALKKELRNAGYRVSRNCGHHLHEGSGSRVKGTLLRVSGSDAAGCFRVWKIMKSKRKPGRQSLEEGVRSPRRTLLWTRSPRRRCGRRRAAKKAQEVWRQSLRADMRMRRLRPRAREPVSSRAKEEGRAKAVDEGRGRTEKEDIRPRTPDKKRPRSKPREAKKQAPEKPVKCTIQKPTSVKTDRASNRRGRTRDPRAARTKTSIKSEGPQNAARNP; encoded by the coding sequence ATGGCTGAGGGGGCCGAGACCATGGGCGAATCCCAAGGTGCTGACGTTAAAACCCAGCAGACCACGGAAAACGTCCTCGGGGGACCGCCGAGGCGGGGCCCGCTCTCCGTGCTCAAAGTGTCCCAGCTGTTGCTCCAAGCCATCGCTGCACACAAAGGGCTGACTCTGGCAGCTCTCAAAAAGGAGCTCAGAAATGCCGGCTACAGAGTGAGCAGGAACTGCGGCCACCACTTGCACGAAGGGTCCGGATCTCGTGTGAAGGGCACCCTCCTCCGGGTCAGCGGCAGCGACGCCGCCGGCTGCTTCAGGGTCTGGAAGATTATGAAGTCGAAGAGAAAGCCGGGACGCCAGAGTTTGGAGGAGGGTGTCCGCTCGCCCAGGAGAACCCTTCTCTGGACGCGGAGCCCACGCAGGCGCTGCGGGAGACGCAGGGCGGCCAAGAAGGCCCAGGAAGTGTGGAGACAGAGCTTGAGGGCAGACATGAGGATGAGGAGGCTAAGGCCAAGGGCCAGGGAACCGGTGAGTTCCAGAgccaaggaggaagggagggccaAGGCAGTGGACGAGGGGAGAGGACGGACCGAGAAGGAAGACATCAGGCCCAGGACCCCAGACAAGAAGAGGCCACGCTCGAAGCCCAGGGAAGCAAAGAAACAGGCCCCGGAGAAGCCGGTGAAATGTACCATCCAGAAGCCAACCTCCGTTAAAACCGACAGGGCTTCGAATAGGCGGGGGAGGACTCGTGACCCAAGGGCTGCTCGCACAAAGACTTCCATTAAATCTGAAGGTCCTCAGAATGCAGCCAGGAATCCATAG